Proteins from a single region of Nomascus leucogenys isolate Asia chromosome 2, Asia_NLE_v1, whole genome shotgun sequence:
- the NUDT21 gene encoding cleavage and polyadenylation specificity factor subunit 5: protein MSVVPPNRSQTGWPRGVTQFGNKYIQQTKPLTLERTINLYPLTNYTFGTKEPLYEKDSSVAARFQRMREEFDKIGMRRTVEGVLIVHEHRLPHVLLLQLGTTFFKLPGGELNPGEDEVEGLKRLMTEILGRQDGVLQDWVIDDCIGNWWRPNFEPPQYPYIPAHITKPKEHKKLFLVQLQEKALFAVPKNYKLVAAPLFELYDNAPGYGPIISSLPQLLSRFNFIYN from the exons ATGTCTGTAGTGCCGCCCAATCGCTCGCAGACCGGCTGGCCCCGGGGGGTGACTCAGTTCGGCAACAAGTACATCCAGCAGACGAAGCCCCTCACCCTGGAGCGCACCATCAACCT GTACCCTCTTACCAATTATACTTTTGGTACAAAAGAGCCCCTCTATGAGAAGGACAGCTCTGTTGCAGCCAGATTTCAGCGCATGAGGGAAGAATTTGATAAAATTGGAATGAGGAGGACTGTAGAAGGGGTTCTGATTGTACATGAGCACCGGCTACCCCATGTGTTACTGCTGCAGCTGGGAACAACTTTCTTCAAACT ACCTGGTGGTGAACTTAACCCAGGAGAAGATGAAGTTGAAGGACTAAAACGCTTAATGACAGAG ATACTGGGTCGTCAGGATGGAGTTTTGCAAGACTGGGTCATTGACGATTGCATTGGTAACTGGTGGAGACCAAATTTTGAACCTCCTCAG TATCCATATATTCCTGCACATATTACAAAGCCTAAGGAACATAAGAAGTTGTTTCTGGTTCAGCTTCAAGAAAAAG ccTTGTTTGCAGTCCCTAAAAATTACAAGCTGGTAGCTGCACCATTGTTTGAATTGTATGACAATGCACCAGGATATGGACCCATCATTTCTAGTCTCCCTCAGCTATTGAGCAG gttcAATTTTATATACAACTGA